TCCTCAGCCAAGTTCGATGGAGAAGGTGCAGGCACCGTTGCGCCGGATCGTGCGGCAATCCGCCTGCGCCTTGGCGAGATCCTCCGGCAGGATGCGCGCGCAGACATTCGCCTGGATCCACCCGAACGGCATCAGCAGGCGCCCGCCTGGCCCGTAGAATACGCCGATGTCGTAGAAATTGCCCGGCGGCAGCCCGCGCGTGCTGCCCGCGGCGAGATAGGCGAGCACGATATCGCCGGTATCGGGATAGGAGGTCGCGTTCTCGGCCGGGATCGCCGGCTGGTCCATGCCTTCGGGCAGCGCCGCCGACGGCATCGGCACCGAGATTTCGGGGCCGGTCCAGATCGCGTGCATCGCATCGAAGCGCGCGTTGCGCTCGGCCAGCGACCACAGGAAGTTGCAGGAGGCGGGCGCCGCCGCATCGAGCAGTTCGCACCGCGCGTCGAGCCCCGACCCGGGTTCGGTAAAACGAATGATACGCATCGATGCCACCTATTGCTCGGCCGTCATGGAGAGATATTCCTGCTTCAGCAGCGCGATCGGCACATTGCCGTTCTGCCAGAGATAATCGTGGAAACGCCGCAAATCGAATGCCTTGCCTTCGCGCACCCGCGCCTCGGCAAGAAATTCCAGCGTTTGCAGCTTGCCGATCTGATAGCTGATCGCCTGCCCCGGCGCGGCGGCGAAGAACACCGCTTCCTCCTCAGCGGTGGCGCGATCCATCGGCACCATCGCTTCCAGATAATCCGCTGCCTGCGCGATGGTGAACTGGCCGAGCGCCAGCTTCACATCGACCTCGACGCGCAGCGCGCGGAGGCGCGCGAAGTTGTAGACGATCTCGCGGCTGCGCGGCGAATCCGCCCACAGCCCGGCCTGCAGCATCATTTCCTCGGCGTAGAAGCCGGTGCCCTCGTTCGCCGCACTGTCATAATAATGTCGGCGCAGCCTGTTCGGGTTCGCCCAGCTCATCGCGAGCTGGAAATAGTGGCCGGGTACGCCCTCATGCACGATGATCGGGCGCGGATCGCGGGTGATCGAGAGGTTGAAATAGCCGAGCTTCGGTGACGGCTCCGGCAGATAGACCGTCGCATCCTGCCCCAGCCGCGACGGGCCGGTGAAGTCGAAGGTGCGCCCCAGCCAGCCGATCGGCGCGAGATAGGCGGGGAAGCCTCGTCCGCGATAATGGCCCGCCCAGTCCGAAATGGTCAGCAGGCGCTGGTCGGCGAGGAAGCGCCTGACCGCCAGTTCGTCGGCATCGAGCTTCCCGATGACTGCATCGAGCGAGGCGCCGATCGGCAGGTCAGGCACGCTCCGGTTGCGGTTGCGCTCGACCTCTTCGAACTGGACCGCACGGGTCCATTCCTGCCGACCCATCACGAGCAGTTGCTCCGGCGTGTAGGGATAGAGCGCGACTTCCCCCAGGAAATAGCGATAGCCCGCCTCCCCCACCGCGGTCTGTTCGGAGAGGCCGGCGCGGCGCGCGCGGAGATCATCGGCGAAGGCGGCGAACGCGGGGATCGCCTTCGCCACCGCTGCATCGAGCCGGCGGCGCTGGCCGGCATCGGCGAAGGGCTTGAGCCCCGCCGCCATGCCCGTCAGGCTTTCCGGCACCTGCGCGAGCTGCCCCAGCGCGACATCGACGAAGGGGCCGCGCATGTCGTCGAGGTTGGCCCGCCCCGCGGCAAGCGTCGCGGGCGCGGCCTCGAGCAGGCGGATCACGCCGTCGATACGGTCACGCGCCACCGGCGGTGGCGGCAGCAGCAGCTCGAAGATCGGGTTGAGTGCCTGCGCCACATAGAAATGCGGCTGCCGGCGCCACGCCGCGACCGCGTCCAGTTCCCAGTGAACGCGCGCGAAGGCGGAACCGAGCAGGCGGTAATCGACCGTTTCGGGCACGCTCCGCGGCGCACCGGCGAGCGCCTTCCACCGCGCCTCGAACGCGGCGAGCGCGGCGCGCTGCGCCTTGACCGCGGCGCGCGACCAATCCGGCACCCACGCCTTCGGCCGCTCGATGCGGGGGATGTCGTCGCTGCTGGCGGGCTGGGTCTTCGCGCGCCACGCCCAAAAATCGGCGCCGAGCGCCTGCACCGCCGGCTGCGCGGCGGCAGGTGCCGCCGCCAGCACGGTCGATGCGATCAGGATCAGCGCGCCGCGCAGCATATCACTTCCTGTTCTTCACGGTCCGGTCGAAGAATTCGACCATCTTCTTGAAGGCGAAGCGGGTCTGCACGATGCCCTCATTGTCCCAGCCATGATTGGCGCCGGGCAAGGTCACCAGCTCGAACATCTGCTGGTTGGCGATCATCTTCTCGGTGAGCGCCACCGTATCCGAATAGAGGACCACCGGATCGCGGGTGCCGTGGATCAGCATCAGCGGATCCTTGACGCCCTGCACCTGGTAGAGCGGCGACTGCGCCTCGTAGCGGCCCGGCATGTCCGGCCCATCGGGCGGCCCCATGATCCACATCTGCGACGGGTAGGCGTGCCACACATTGGTCGCCGGCGCGCCGGCGATGCCGGCGGCGTAGACATCCGACTTCTTGGCGAGCGACATGATCGTCATCAGCCCGCCATAGCTGGAGCCCCAGATGCCGACGCGGGCGGGATCGACATAGTTCTTCGCGACCAGGTAGCGGACGCCGCTTTCCAGATCGTTGATGTCCATCGTGCCGTAGCTGTGCCACTGCGCCTGGTTGTGTTCGCGCCCCTGCCCCCACGATCCGCGCAGGTTGACGTTGAGGACGATATAGCCCTGTGCGACGAAATACTGGTCCAGCCCCCAGGTCGGATGCGCGCGGCGGCCGCCCCACTGGTTCTGCACCGCATCCGAATAGACCGAGCCGACGATCAGCGGATAGCGCTTCGACGGATCATAGTTGGCGGGCAGGCTGACGCGGCCGATCAGCTTCTGGCCGTCGACATGGCTGGGAAACTCGACATAGCCGGTGTTGCTCCACGTCTGCGCGTAGAATTCCGGCTGCGGCGACCTGGTGACCTGCGTCGCGCGGCCCGGCTTCGCGGTGTCGATCATCGTCAGTTCGGGCGGCATCGTGTCGCTGCTGAACTGGCTGGCGACGTGGCGGAAGTCGGGCGACCAGACCGGCTGGTTGGTGCCCGCGGTTTCCGGCGAGATCCGCTGCACCGCGCCGCCCGCGACCGCCACGCGATAGAGCTGCCGCTCGGGAATATAGGATTTGTTGGCGACGAAATAGAGCTGGCGCTTCGCTGCATCGACCTCGAACGAGGCGATTTCCCATTCGCCGCTGGTGATCTGGCGCGGCGCGGCACCGGCGCTGCGCTGGTGATAGAGGTGCAGCCAGCCGTCGCGATCGGTGAGGATGATCAGGCCGTCGTCGCCCGGCGCCCAGGCGACCTGCCAGTCCGGCCGGATATGCTTCGGTTCGCGGAGCTGGTAGAAGGTCTCGCGCGTGCCGGAGGCCACATCGAACATGTAGATCGTGTGTTCCTTGGCCTCCATGTCGGAGCCGCTGACGAACAGCCTCTTGCCGTCGCGCGACAGGCCGTATCCCCAGATATGATGCTTGGCATCCGGCCGCTCGTAGAAGCGCGTCTCGCCCGAGGCGAGGCTGACGACGCCGATGCGCGCCCTGGTGGTCTCGTCGCCCGGGAAGGCGCGGATCACACGATTGTTCTGCAGCCCGCCCTTGGCATAGAAATAGATATCCCGCTCGGGCACCGCGCGGTCGTCCGCCTGCTCGAACGCGATCGCCTTGCCGTCGTCGCCCCACTGGAAGCTGTCGACATAGATCTTGGGATCGTCCTCGCCGGCGACGCGGCGGGCAACGTTGCCGCCTTTTGCAGCGACGTCGCGCACCCACAGCAGCCCGCCGAGGGTCACGCGGTTGCGCGTGTCGACCGGATTGCCCGAGACGAAGGCCAGCTTGCTGCCATCGGGCGAGACCGCGAGCTTGCGGATGGCCTGCTTGTCGGTCTCGACCGCGGTGACGGTGCCGTCCGCCTCGCGGATGTTGAGCGCGCCGCCGATAGTGAAGGCGACGCGGCCCTTGCCGAGGAACACCGCCTGCATCACGCCGGGGCGCTCTGCCTCGGGTTTGGCATCCTTGCCGAGGAAGGTCAGGCGCGTCTTCCGGCCGGTCTTGACCGAATAGGACCAGACGTCCCGGAAGCTGTAGCCTTCGTCGTTCCACAGGAACAGCAGTTCACCGCCATCGGCCGACCAGGCGAAATTTTCAGGCGTGGTGCCGATCAGCGACTTGAACCGGTAGAGCTCATCGAGGGAGAGGCTGGTGCCCGCAACCTGCGCGGTGCCCTTCGCCGGCTCGTGCGTCTGGGCGAAGACGGGCATCCCCGCCCCCAGGCCAGCGGCCATCAGCAGCGCCGCCGCCGAAACCCGGCAGCGGAAAAGGCGAGACTTGATCATCGTACCAGCACCCCAACCAGAACCTTTGCCGGTGGGGATGGCACCCTGCCACCCCCGCCGGCCCTTCGACCTTAGAACTTGGTCCGGAAGCCGACCGTGAACCGGCGGCCGATCGCGTCATAGGTCTCCCGCTCATACAGCTGGAACGGCGGATCCTCGTCCGTCAGATTGTCGACCGTGCCGAAGATGCTGAAATTCTCGGTCACGTTGAGATAGGCGGTGACGTCGAAATAATTCACCGTCCCGGTCTTGGGCACCGCGAGCAGCGGCGCCGAGGCGCCGTTGGCCTTCGCCGCGGCGATGCGGCCATCCTTGGCCGAACCGATGAAGCGATGACGCAGTGAGAGCTGGAACTCGTCGATGGTCCAGGTCAGGCGCTCGACGAAGCGCCAGTGCGGGTTGGCGCTGCCGCACGAACCGCCGCCGATATAGCCGGCGCAGTCGACCGGCGCCACCACCGGGCTGCTCTGCGTGGTGTTCTCGATCAGATAGCTGCCGGCGATGAAGTAGCTCAGCCGACCGAGATTGCCGATGTCGCTGGCATAATCGAGGCGGAAGTCGATGCCGGACGCCTTGATGCTCGCGATGTTCGCGTTGAGCAGCGACACGTCATAGAGCTGGCCGTCGGGCGTGCGATTGTCGAGCGGCGCGCAGAACGGATTGGCGAGCGACAGGTTCTGGGCGCAGGCCGTGATCGTCGGCTGCAGACCGCCGCCGAACACCGCGATCGCCCCGTCGATCTTGATGTTGTAATAATCGACGGTGAGCTGGAGCCCCGGAATGAACGCCGGACGCAGCACGCCGCCGACCGACCAGGTATCCGAGGTTTCTTCCTGCAGGTTCGGGTTGCCGCCGGTGATCGCGCGGATCTGCGTGTTTTCCTGCTGGAACACGTCGATCACGCTCGCCGGCACGCCGAGCTGGAGGCAAAAGTCGCGCTGCGCCGCGGTGCGCGACGGCAACGCGTTGCAGAAGTCGGTCGCCTGCGGCGCGGTGTTGGTCGCGCCCGAATAGAGCTCGATCACGTTCGGCGCACGCACGGCGCGCTGATAGAGACCGCGCAGCTTGAAGCCCTCGACCGGCGAATATTCGCCGCCGGCCTTCCACGACACCACCGAGCCGGCGGTCGAATAGTCCGATAAGCGGATGCCGCCTTCGAACGCCAGCAGGTTGACGAACGCCATGTCCGCGAGCAGCGGCACATAGACTTCGCCATAGACTTCCTTGACGTCGAAGCTGCCGCCGGTCGGCTGGATGCCGGCCGAACGCGACAGTGCCTTGCCGTCGATATAGAGCTGGTCGGGGCGGAAGTCCGAGCTTTCCTTGCGATATTCCGCACCCACCGAGATGCCGACATCGCCCGCCGGCAAGGTGAACAGCGTGCCGGTGAGCGTGCCGCCCGCCTGCTTCTGCTCGACCGTGGTGACGTTGGTGAGATCGGTATAGATATAGTCGATCATCTCCTGCGTCAGCGAACCGAAGCCGAACGGATTGATGGTGACGCAGCGCGGATCGGCGACGGCGCAATCATAGGGATTGCTGGGGTTGGTGACGAAGCTGTTCGCGAAATTGTCGATCAGCACGCCGCCGCCCTGCAGGTCGGTGATCTTGCTCTTGCCCTGGTTGTAGAAGACTTCCCACTTCAGCCGATCGGTCAGCTTGCCGCGCAGGCCGACCACGCCGCGATAGAATTCGCGGGTCTGGTCGCTGGTGCGGTTGCCACCTTCCACCAGACGGCGGTTGATGTTGAGCGTGACCAGATTGTTGCCGTCCGGATCGAGATTGGTGCTGAGGAAGTTGCGCAGCGACGGATCGAGATAGGGATTGCGCAGATCGAGCTGGAAGCCGGGAATGAAGCCCGAGCTCGACATCGGCACTGCGCCCAGGGTCGAGTTGATCTCGTTGTGGACATAGGCGCCTTCCCAGAAGGCGGTGATGTTCTCGGTCAGGTCGAAATGGCCCTGCAGCGAAGCCTGCCAGCGCTTCATCGGCATCTGCAGGTTGGTGAAGGGGCGATCGTTGAAGCCGTCGGCCGTCGTGTAGGCGCGCCAGCCCTCGGGCGCGAAGAAGATGCCGGCGGTGCCGATGCGGTTGCCGAACTGGTCGATCTTGCCGACCAGGTTCGGGGTGAAGATCGTGCCCTGCGGGGTCACGCCGTTGCCGCCGGGGACCAGCACGCCGACGCCGTTCTGCACGGCATCGACCAGATAGAGCGAGGCATGGTCGCGCGCGGCGCCCTTCACCTGGGCGCGGTCATAATAGCTGCCCGAGAAGGTGATGTTGCCGCGGCCACCGGCGAAGTTGGTGCCCGCGGTCAGTTCCAGGTTGTAGCGTTGCGAGTCCCCCTCGTCGCTGATCCCCATCTGGCCGCCGGCTTCGATGCCCTGGAAATCCTGCTTGGTCACGAAGTTGACGACGCCGGCCATCGCGTCAGAACCATAGACCGCCGAAGCGCCGCCGGTGACGACTTCGACGCGCTCGATCAGCGCGGTCGGGATCATGTTGAGGTCGACGACGCCGTCCTGGCTGGAGCCGACGATGCGGCGGCCGTTCTGCAGCACCAGCGTGCGGACGGTGCCGAGGTTGCGCAGGTTGACGGTGGCGGAACCATTGCCCGAGTTGGACTGGCCGCCGGCACCGGCGACCGCCTGCGGCAGCGCGTTGAGCAACTGCTCGGTCTCGATCGTCGCGGTGAGCTTGATTTCTTCCTGGCCGATCACGTTGACCGGGCTGTTGGAATCGACGTCCGGACGCGGAATGCGCGAGCCGGTGACGACGATCTCGCCACTCTCGGTCTGGCCGGATGCGATCTCGGCGATGTCGGTGGGCGCAGCATCCTGCGCGAAAGCGGTGCCGGTGACGAGCATCGCCACCATCGTCGCGGCGCTGCCCTTCAACGCCGCACGCACAACCATAGCCCTGTTGCTGATCATTCAATTTCTCCCCGAAATGCCTTCACCCCTGCGGCACTGCTCGTCGGACACGTCTTTGCGCATCCCGTTATTCGTGAACAGTTGCGTGATTTTGAGCATATCGATCCACCTTGGTCAACGCCTGTTCGTCGGAAAGGTGAGAACTGTCACTCTATCGACACATCTTCGACGCGTACCGCGCGCCGAATCGCGAAATTCGCTGCAGATGCTCGCGCCGCCGCGCTTGACCGACGAGAATGACCACCGCATCATAACCATATTCACGCGATTTACAGGGGATAGGATGATGCGAAATCAGGCTGTGATCGCAGCGTTGCTGGCCGGCGGCTTGGCCATCATGGCGGCGCCCGCCGTCGCCCAGACGACCACGACGACAGCCGAGGCGGGGCCGCCGCGCGGCACGCAGGATTATGGCGCGCTGGTCCGCCTGTTCACGACGTTCAACGCGTGGAAGGATCCGAAGCCGGTCGACGGCGTGGTCGATTACAGCCCGGCCACCGTCGACAAGCGCCGCGCCGAATTGCGCGCCTTCCAGGCCCGCCTGCCCGACTTCGCGGTGGCACGTTGGGACCGGCACCAGCAGGTCGATTATCTCGCGGTGCGCGCGCAGATGGACCAGCAGGATTTCATCCTCAACGTCACCAAGCCATGGGCGCGCGATCCAGGCATGTATGTCGATGAGCTGCAGCAGCTCGCCTATACCGAATTGCCGCTGGAACCGGCGAAACTGGCGCCGTTCCAGGCGCGGCTGCGGACGATCCCCGCCTATCTGGCGCAGGCGCGGATCAACCTCGACGCGGTCGCGGCCGACTATGCCGATCTCGCGATCCACAGCCTCTCCAACGGCGACGGCGTCGGCCACGGCATGCCCTATCGCGCGGTCGAGCCCGCCGGGCTGGTCGGCTGGTTCGCGGACCTGCGCGGCCGCGCCGAAAAGCAGCAGCCCGGGCTGGTCGCGGACATCGCCGCCGCGGAGACCGCGATCGCGTCTTTTCGCGACTGGCTGGTCGCGGGGCGGCCGAAGATGGTCGCGCGCGCCGGCGTCGGCCGCCCGGCCTACGACTGGTTCCTCACCAACGTGCGGCTGATGCCCTACAGTTCGGACGAGATCGTACTGCTCGCCGAGCGCGAGCTCGAGCGGCACTGGGCGAACTACACGACCGAGCGCCATCGCAACCGCAAGCTGCCCGAACTCGCGCTGCCCAGGTCGGGCGCCGAATATGAGGCGCAGCTTGCCGGCACCGATGCCAAGATCCGCAAATGGCTGGTCGACGAGGAGATCATCAGCGTCCCCGACTATATGCCCAGGACCTATCAGGAGATGGGCTATAACGCGCCGTGGATCGTGCGCCCCACCGGGCCGATGTTCTGGGAGCAGATCCAGTTCCGCGACGCCTCCCCCGATCATCTTCACGCGACCTTCCCGGGCCACCGCTTCGACGGGCTGGCCGGCGCGCGGGTCGACCATCCGATCCGGCGCTATGTCAGGGACAGCGGCCGCACCGAAGGCTGGGGCTTCTATCTGGAAGAGACGGCGCTGCAGCTCGGCCTGTTCGACGATCGCCCGCGCACGCGCGAGCTGATCTATATCTTCGGCCTGTTCCGCGCCGCGCGCACAATGGGCGACGTGAAGATGCAGCGCAACGAAATGACGGTCGATCAGGCGATGCGCTTCTGGAAGGAGTGGACGCCCTATCTCGACGACAATGTCGCCCGCACCGACGCCGGCATCTATATCCGCCGCCCGCCGGGCTATGGCATGACCTACACGATCGGGATGATGCAGCTTCAGAAGCTGATGATCGACCGCAAGCGCCAGTTGGGCGACGCCTTCTCGATCAGGGATTATCACGACTATCTGAT
The window above is part of the Sphingomonas sanxanigenens DSM 19645 = NX02 genome. Proteins encoded here:
- a CDS encoding DUF3830 family protein translates to MRIIRFTEPGSGLDARCELLDAAAPASCNFLWSLAERNARFDAMHAIWTGPEISVPMPSAALPEGMDQPAIPAENATSYPDTGDIVLAYLAAGSTRGLPPGNFYDIGVFYGPGGRLLMPFGWIQANVCARILPEDLAKAQADCRTIRRNGACTFSIELG
- a CDS encoding TonB-dependent receptor domain-containing protein, giving the protein MISNRAMVVRAALKGSAATMVAMLVTGTAFAQDAAPTDIAEIASGQTESGEIVVTGSRIPRPDVDSNSPVNVIGQEEIKLTATIETEQLLNALPQAVAGAGGQSNSGNGSATVNLRNLGTVRTLVLQNGRRIVGSSQDGVVDLNMIPTALIERVEVVTGGASAVYGSDAMAGVVNFVTKQDFQGIEAGGQMGISDEGDSQRYNLELTAGTNFAGGRGNITFSGSYYDRAQVKGAARDHASLYLVDAVQNGVGVLVPGGNGVTPQGTIFTPNLVGKIDQFGNRIGTAGIFFAPEGWRAYTTADGFNDRPFTNLQMPMKRWQASLQGHFDLTENITAFWEGAYVHNEINSTLGAVPMSSSGFIPGFQLDLRNPYLDPSLRNFLSTNLDPDGNNLVTLNINRRLVEGGNRTSDQTREFYRGVVGLRGKLTDRLKWEVFYNQGKSKITDLQGGGVLIDNFANSFVTNPSNPYDCAVADPRCVTINPFGFGSLTQEMIDYIYTDLTNVTTVEQKQAGGTLTGTLFTLPAGDVGISVGAEYRKESSDFRPDQLYIDGKALSRSAGIQPTGGSFDVKEVYGEVYVPLLADMAFVNLLAFEGGIRLSDYSTAGSVVSWKAGGEYSPVEGFKLRGLYQRAVRAPNVIELYSGATNTAPQATDFCNALPSRTAAQRDFCLQLGVPASVIDVFQQENTQIRAITGGNPNLQEETSDTWSVGGVLRPAFIPGLQLTVDYYNIKIDGAIAVFGGGLQPTITACAQNLSLANPFCAPLDNRTPDGQLYDVSLLNANIASIKASGIDFRLDYASDIGNLGRLSYFIAGSYLIENTTQSSPVVAPVDCAGYIGGGSCGSANPHWRFVERLTWTIDEFQLSLRHRFIGSAKDGRIAAAKANGASAPLLAVPKTGTVNYFDVTAYLNVTENFSIFGTVDNLTDEDPPFQLYERETYDAIGRRFTVGFRTKF
- a CDS encoding DUF885 family protein — protein: MMRNQAVIAALLAGGLAIMAAPAVAQTTTTTAEAGPPRGTQDYGALVRLFTTFNAWKDPKPVDGVVDYSPATVDKRRAELRAFQARLPDFAVARWDRHQQVDYLAVRAQMDQQDFILNVTKPWARDPGMYVDELQQLAYTELPLEPAKLAPFQARLRTIPAYLAQARINLDAVAADYADLAIHSLSNGDGVGHGMPYRAVEPAGLVGWFADLRGRAEKQQPGLVADIAAAETAIASFRDWLVAGRPKMVARAGVGRPAYDWFLTNVRLMPYSSDEIVLLAERELERHWANYTTERHRNRKLPELALPRSGAEYEAQLAGTDAKIRKWLVDEEIISVPDYMPRTYQEMGYNAPWIVRPTGPMFWEQIQFRDASPDHLHATFPGHRFDGLAGARVDHPIRRYVRDSGRTEGWGFYLEETALQLGLFDDRPRTRELIYIFGLFRAARTMGDVKMQRNEMTVDQAMRFWKEWTPYLDDNVARTDAGIYIRRPPGYGMTYTIGMMQLQKLMIDRKRQLGDAFSIRDYHDYLMNTGRLPVSLLRYDLTGHDDEVKRFWAHVPLSAVKR
- a CDS encoding DUF885 family protein — its product is MLRGALILIASTVLAAAPAAAQPAVQALGADFWAWRAKTQPASSDDIPRIERPKAWVPDWSRAAVKAQRAALAAFEARWKALAGAPRSVPETVDYRLLGSAFARVHWELDAVAAWRRQPHFYVAQALNPIFELLLPPPPVARDRIDGVIRLLEAAPATLAAGRANLDDMRGPFVDVALGQLAQVPESLTGMAAGLKPFADAGQRRRLDAAVAKAIPAFAAFADDLRARRAGLSEQTAVGEAGYRYFLGEVALYPYTPEQLLVMGRQEWTRAVQFEEVERNRNRSVPDLPIGASLDAVIGKLDADELAVRRFLADQRLLTISDWAGHYRGRGFPAYLAPIGWLGRTFDFTGPSRLGQDATVYLPEPSPKLGYFNLSITRDPRPIIVHEGVPGHYFQLAMSWANPNRLRRHYYDSAANEGTGFYAEEMMLQAGLWADSPRSREIVYNFARLRALRVEVDVKLALGQFTIAQAADYLEAMVPMDRATAEEEAVFFAAAPGQAISYQIGKLQTLEFLAEARVREGKAFDLRRFHDYLWQNGNVPIALLKQEYLSMTAEQ
- a CDS encoding S9 family peptidase produces the protein MIKSRLFRCRVSAAALLMAAGLGAGMPVFAQTHEPAKGTAQVAGTSLSLDELYRFKSLIGTTPENFAWSADGGELLFLWNDEGYSFRDVWSYSVKTGRKTRLTFLGKDAKPEAERPGVMQAVFLGKGRVAFTIGGALNIREADGTVTAVETDKQAIRKLAVSPDGSKLAFVSGNPVDTRNRVTLGGLLWVRDVAAKGGNVARRVAGEDDPKIYVDSFQWGDDGKAIAFEQADDRAVPERDIYFYAKGGLQNNRVIRAFPGDETTRARIGVVSLASGETRFYERPDAKHHIWGYGLSRDGKRLFVSGSDMEAKEHTIYMFDVASGTRETFYQLREPKHIRPDWQVAWAPGDDGLIILTDRDGWLHLYHQRSAGAAPRQITSGEWEIASFEVDAAKRQLYFVANKSYIPERQLYRVAVAGGAVQRISPETAGTNQPVWSPDFRHVASQFSSDTMPPELTMIDTAKPGRATQVTRSPQPEFYAQTWSNTGYVEFPSHVDGQKLIGRVSLPANYDPSKRYPLIVGSVYSDAVQNQWGGRRAHPTWGLDQYFVAQGYIVLNVNLRGSWGQGREHNQAQWHSYGTMDINDLESGVRYLVAKNYVDPARVGIWGSSYGGLMTIMSLAKKSDVYAAGIAGAPATNVWHAYPSQMWIMGPPDGPDMPGRYEAQSPLYQVQGVKDPLMLIHGTRDPVVLYSDTVALTEKMIANQQMFELVTLPGANHGWDNEGIVQTRFAFKKMVEFFDRTVKNRK